In one Carassius carassius chromosome 14, fCarCar2.1, whole genome shotgun sequence genomic region, the following are encoded:
- the LOC132156500 gene encoding interferon alpha-inducible protein 27-like protein 2A: MKRGLFTIIGVTAGAVGAVALAPVALTMAGFTSAGIAAGSLGASMMSSAAIANGGGVAAGSLVALLQSAGAAGLSAGATAAVASVGGAAGAVIGGAVDLFSRSRSPPSLEEEDDVNEEEEEPEIIFLESKDLVPK, from the exons ATGAAACGCG GACTGTTCACCATAATTGGGGTCACAGCTGGGGCAG TTGGTGCGGTTGCATTGGCCCCCGTGGCGCTCACCATGGCTGGATTCACCTCTGCTGGTATAGCAGCAGGATCTTTGGGTGCCAGCATGATGTCATCAGCAGCCATCGCCAACGGTGGCGGTGTGGCTGCGGGAAGTTTGGTCGCTCTCCTCCAGTCTGCAg GTGCTGCTGGACTGTCTGCAGGTGCGACGGCAGCTGTGGCATCTGTGGGTGGAGCAGCAGGTGCTGTAATAGGCGGAGCTGTAGATTTGTTCTCTCGTTCCAGGAGTCCACCTTCActtgaggaggaagatgatgtaaatgaagaagaagaagagccagAGATAATTTTTTTGGAGTCCAAAGACCTTGTGCCAAAATAA